A window of Juglans regia cultivar Chandler chromosome 7, Walnut 2.0, whole genome shotgun sequence contains these coding sequences:
- the LOC108998337 gene encoding cucumber peeling cupredoxin-like → MEKLTSVVVIFFGVLAVVFLQCVTAQTVHVVGDSIGWTVPTGGASAYQTWAASKQFVVGDILSFNFITNAHDVLQVPKESYDSCSSSNPIGDTITTGPVNITLSTAGTHYYICTLGRHCLSGQKLSVTISSSPSGVPPTSMSTPPSTPTTPATPSPTSGTPVDCAPTPASSPTPTPGTMSPPDSSSSGVFANLFISLLSIAMGFLF, encoded by the exons atggagaagCTTACGAGTGTTGTGGTTATATTTTTTGGCGTTCTTGCTGTGGTGTTTTTACAATGCGTAACAGCACAAACGGTACATGTGGTGGGAGATAGCATTGGTTGGACCGTTCCAACAGGCGGTGCTTCCGCATATCAAACTTGGGCGGCCAGTAAGCAGTTTGTGGTTGGTGATATCCTAT CGTTCAACTTCATTACAAATGCGCACGATGTTCTTCAAGTGCCGAAAGAATCCTATGACAGTTGCAGTTCATCTAATCCCATCGGCGACACCATCACCACTGGTCCTGTCAACATAACTCTGTCTACTGCTGGCACCCACTACTACATCTGCACTCTCGGTCGGCATTGCCTTTCAGGCCAGAAGTTATCTGTTACAATCTCGAGCTCTCCAAGCGGTGTCCCACCTACGAGCATGAGTACTCCACCTTCCACCCCAACAACTCCTGCCACACCATCTCCGACATCAGGGACCCCTGTTGATTGCGCTCCAACTCCTGCATCATCCCCTACTCCAACTCCAGGAACAATGTCACCACCTGATTCTTCATCGTCTGGTGTCTttgctaatttatttatttccttgttGTCCATTGCCATGGGCTTCCTTTTCTAA